Below is a genomic region from Thermoanaerobaculum aquaticum.
CCAGGCCCCAGGTTTGGGCCTTTTCCCTGGGGGCCACGGCCTCCAGCGCTTTGTCACCGGCGGCTTCCAGGCGCGCCAGGGCTTCGGTAGCCAGAAGCAAGAGCTTCTCCCGGGCCGGACCGGCGGCCAGGCCCGTGGGTTCTGGGGCGGCCAGGTTGGCGTAAAGGTGGGCCACCCCGCCCCCCTGGACAGCCCACAGGCGGCAATCCGGGGAGAGGCTTTCCCTCTCGCCTTCCCGTCTCAGCCCGCAGAGCCCCTCTTTTTCAAGCAGCGCTTGCAGGTTGATCTGCGCCCAAACCGGGTGGATGCCGTGGTCGGAAACCACCACCAGGGCATCTTGGGCCAGGTCTAAGGCCCGGGCCAGTTGGCCCACCGCGCGATCCGCCACCTGGTAGGTCCAATCCAGAAACTCGCCACTGGTCTTGCTCAAACCCTCCGAAAATCCCGGTTGGCGGGGGTCGGTGAAGAGCAAGGCGTGCTGGGCCTCGTCCACCACCGGCTGGTAGGTGAGCAGCAAGTCAAAGTCCATGTGCCGAACGGCCGCCAGGGTGGCAGCGGTGAAAAACGAGGAGAAACGCGCAAGCTGCGCTCCGTACTGGGAAAGCGAAAGCCCCCGCTCCCCGCGCAGGCCAGCTTCCAGCGCCCGGTCATCGGGAGGCCCTGGCCAAAATCCGGCTTCCCGCTCCACCAGCTCCCGGAAGGCCCGGGGCTGGGCTTCCACGGCGTAAAAACCCCCCTGGTAAAGCACCACCCGCAGGGGCTGGAGCTGGATCTCGACAAGCAAACACCAAGCACCGATAGTTTGTTCGCCGCCATCGGGGTGCGGCCTTTTCACCCTAAGGGCAAACCACTGCCCCACCTCAACCGCTTGTTTTTGGGCTCCGTCGCCCACCAAAAGCTGCGGGGCTCCCCCACCGGCCGCGGGAGATTGCACCACCAGGGGAAAGCTCACCTTTTCCTCCTGGCCCCGGAGGTTCAGGCTGACCTCCAGCTGCAGCGTTTCCCCTGGACCGGCGGCGGTGAGCTCCACCCAGCGCGGGCGGGAAGCCGGCTGGTTGACGTACACCATGAAGAAGTCCGCGCGGCGTTCGGGGGTGGTGCCGTCGCAGCCGGGGAAGGTCACCACGCCCACCTTGCCCCCTTGCCTTCGCACCGCCGCCCAAAGGCTTTCCGCTTGCCAGGGGTGATCGAAGCCAGAAACCGTGGCCCCCAGCGGGGTAACCGGAAGGTGAAAGCGGTTGGCCACGATGCCGTGGTCCTGAGGCAGCTGGGCGGTGGCAATGGTGGCGTGGCTTACGGCGGTGAGCGTGGGGTTTGGTGGAACTGCTTCTCGGGGTGCAAAGCCATACCGGGAAAAGCTCGAAAGTCCCTCAGGGTCCTTGTAGGCCTGCGCCTCCAGGAGCTGGCGGTGACGGGTGGCAGCCAGGCCGTCCAGCGAAAGCAAAACCACCCTCCTGGCCTTTTTCCCCTTACCGGGGGAGGAGGGTGCTGGGGTTTGACAGCTACTTAAAAAAAGCGCCAGGAGACAAAGGGCAACGATCATGTTTGGCAGTGTACCCGATTTCCAGGAACGGGCGACCTTCACGCGGTCTTCACATGTGTGAGGAAAATAACCGCGGGGCCCACCGGGCCCCAGGAGGGTGCGATGAAAAAGAACCTAACCTTTTCCTTAACGGCTTTGGCTTTTGCGGCCGCTGTTTCCGCGCAAACCGTGAAGGTGGACCCGGCGATCCCGGCGTACGCCAAGAAGCGGTCGGTTTCCGGAAACTTGAGCGCCGTGGGTTCCGACACCATGAACAACCTCATGACGCTGTGGGCGGAAGCCTTCCGCAGGCACCATCCGGCGGTGCGGGTACAGGTGGAGGGCAAGGGCTCCTCCACGGCGCCGGCGGCGCTCATCGCCGGCACCGCACAGCTGGGGCCCATGTCCCGGGAGATGAAGGACTCAGAGGTGGATGCCATCGTGGCAAAGTACGGCTACGAGCCCACCGAGATCACCACCGCCCTGGATGTGCTGGCGGTTTACGTGCACAAAGACAACCCCCTCCAATCCTTGAGCCTGCCGGAGGTGGATGCGATTTTCTCCAAGACCCGGCGGCTGGGGTTTGGCCGGGATATCACCACCTGGGGGCAGCTGGGGCTTTCGGGAGAGTGGGCCACAAAGCCCATCTCCCTTTACGGCCGCAACGCCGCTTCTGGCACCTATGGCTACTTTAAGGACCACGCTCTTGGCGGCGGGGATTTCAAGGACAGTGTGAAGGAACAACCGGGTTCGGCCTCGGTGGTGCAGGGGGTGAGCGAGGACCGCTACGGCATTGGCTACTCAGGGATCGGCTACGCCACCTCTGGAGTGAAGGCTCTGGCCCTGGCCAAGAAGCCCGGCGACAAGGCCCACGCCCCCAACTACGAGGATGCCCTCAACAAAACCTACCCGCTTTCCCGGCCGCTTTACATTTACGTGGTGCAGGACCCCCGCAAGCCCATGGATCCCCTGGTGGAGGAGTTCTTGCGCTTC
It encodes:
- a CDS encoding alkaline phosphatase family protein — translated: MIVALCLLALFLSSCQTPAPSSPGKGKKARRVVLLSLDGLAATRHRQLLEAQAYKDPEGLSSFSRYGFAPREAVPPNPTLTAVSHATIATAQLPQDHGIVANRFHLPVTPLGATVSGFDHPWQAESLWAAVRRQGGKVGVVTFPGCDGTTPERRADFFMVYVNQPASRPRWVELTAAGPGETLQLEVSLNLRGQEEKVSFPLVVQSPAAGGGAPQLLVGDGAQKQAVEVGQWFALRVKRPHPDGGEQTIGAWCLLVEIQLQPLRVVLYQGGFYAVEAQPRAFRELVEREAGFWPGPPDDRALEAGLRGERGLSLSQYGAQLARFSSFFTAATLAAVRHMDFDLLLTYQPVVDEAQHALLFTDPRQPGFSEGLSKTSGEFLDWTYQVADRAVGQLARALDLAQDALVVVSDHGIHPVWAQINLQALLEKEGLCGLRREGERESLSPDCRLWAVQGGGVAHLYANLAAPEPTGLAAGPAREKLLLLATEALARLEAAGDKALEAVAPREKAQTWGLAHPYSGDLVVFPKPGIGLGGRPGDPLLSAPPYAGMHGFLNHHPSMAAVFLARGAGVPQKAPARVPLTQVAPFVTELLGLSAPGQ
- a CDS encoding PstS family phosphate ABC transporter substrate-binding protein, which gives rise to MKKNLTFSLTALAFAAAVSAQTVKVDPAIPAYAKKRSVSGNLSAVGSDTMNNLMTLWAEAFRRHHPAVRVQVEGKGSSTAPAALIAGTAQLGPMSREMKDSEVDAIVAKYGYEPTEITTALDVLAVYVHKDNPLQSLSLPEVDAIFSKTRRLGFGRDITTWGQLGLSGEWATKPISLYGRNAASGTYGYFKDHALGGGDFKDSVKEQPGSASVVQGVSEDRYGIGYSGIGYATSGVKALALAKKPGDKAHAPNYEDALNKTYPLSRPLYIYVVQDPRKPMDPLVEEFLRF